In Ipomoea triloba cultivar NCNSP0323 chromosome 7, ASM357664v1, a single genomic region encodes these proteins:
- the LOC116026343 gene encoding FCS-Like Zinc finger 8 yields the protein MADEQSSLSSPTQNPAKTLSSFLGSPRIFNGFWNRNRSDTENSLSMSPTSILDGKLFLNFGHPFGYDRTLNPSPTPIPIPNPSIDKKVDSGVGLALINSLSHDKNVDSSQANNSRMVLFGSNLKVQIPSLPTLALSPMSSPKSPADFGIKTPRSTQFLGNCLQAKESPTKAKAEELSLSEMELSEDYTCVITHGPNPKTTHVFDDCIVESCCGIVRLSELKKENGFSSDHSTSPTMDSLSFCHTCNIKLGQGKDIYMYRGEKSFCSYECLCQEMVSEGIEKL from the exons ATGGCGGACGAGCAGAGCTCTTTGTCTTCCCCCACCCAGAACCCTGCAAAAACCCTTTCATCATTCTTGGGTTCTCCGAGAATCTTCAATGGGTTTTGGAATCGGAATCGGTCTGATACTGAAAATAGCTTAAGTATGAGCCCAACATCCATTCTTGATGGCAAACtatttctcaattttggtcaccCTTTTGGGTATGATAGAACCCTAAACCCCTCCCCAACCCCAATTCCAATTCCAAACCCTAGCATAGATAAGAAGGTAGATTCAGGAGTTGGACTCGCTCTCATCAACTCACTGAGTCATGACAAGAATGTTGACTCTTCTCAGGCTAATAACAGTAGAATGGTCCTGTTTGGATCAAACCTTAAGGTCCAAATCCCTTCTCTCCCTACCTTGGCACTTTCCCCTATGAGTTCCCCAAAATCTCCAGCTGATTTTGGAATCAAAACCCCCAGGAGCACACAATTCTTGGGCAATTGTCTTCAGGCCAAAGAATCCCCTACTAAGGCTAAGGCAGAGGAGCTTTCCCTGAGTGAGATGGAGCTTTCTGAGGACTATACATGTGTGATCACTCATGGACCTAATCCGAAAACCACCCATGTATTTGATGACTGCATTGTCGAAAGCTGCTGTGGTATTGTTAGGTTGTCCGAGCTCAAAAAAGAAAACGGCTTTTCATCTGATCACTCAACCTCTCCTACAATGGATTCTCTGAGCTTTTGCCACACCTGCAACATCAAGCTTGGACAAGGCAAAGATATCTACATGTATAG GGGTGAAAAGTCATTTTGCAGCTATGAGTGCCTCTGCCAAGAAATGGTGTCAGAAGGAATAGAGAAACTGTAG
- the LOC116024377 gene encoding protein FANTASTIC FOUR 1-like, with translation MSILSVVCNGNSLHLDSSLSKATSPSLLWLQHIDEEPNSNVGGWSFLEALANPSHTQNENVYVHPLAKRSASTMNTNSLNMCTESLGSETGESCCMDECSASPFLLEKHKYQQGFSKSGLKKMKGKGSFPPPLTSISRLEGVQVQVRPFREEGRLVIKAVNITTPASYFHTHRSNGRLTLSLRKPEHLETQEEEEEAEKVVTQI, from the coding sequence ATGAGCATCCTCTCAGTTGTGTGCAATGGCAATAGCCTGCACCTGGACTCATCACTCTCTAAGGCTACTTCCCCATCCCTTTTATGGCTTCAACATATTGATGAAGAGCCAAATAGCAACGTGGGTGGGTGGAGCTTCTTGGAGGCTCTAGCCAACCCATCACACACtcaaaatgaaaatgtgtaCGTTCACCCTCTCGCCAAGCGCTCTGCTTCAACCATGAACACCAACAGCTTGAACATGTGCACTGAGAGTTTGGGAAGCGAAACGGGCGAGAGCTGCTGCATGGATGAATGCTCTGCTTCGCCGTTCTTGTTGGAGAAACACAAATACCAACAAGGGTTTTCAAAGTCTGGGTTGAAGAAAATGAAGGGGAAGGGCAGTTTTCCACCTCCCCTGACTTCAATCAGTCGCCTTGAGGGTGTTCAAGTTCAAGTTAGGCCTTTCCGGGAAGAGGGTCGCTTAGTGATCAAAGCTGTGAATATAACTACTCCTGCCTCTTATTTCCACACCCACCGCTCCAATGGGAGGCTTACGCTTTCCCTCAGAAAACCAGAGCATCTTGAAacccaagaagaagaagaagaagcagagAAAGTAGTGACGCAAATTTGA
- the LOC116025799 gene encoding non-specific lipid-transfer protein-like protein At2g13820 — MASSSSSAMAALAVVMIFAVWEGAWAQSNCMTAIVSLSPCMNYVTGNSSAQPSSSCCSQLANVVQSTPQCLCSLLNGGGSSFGININQTLAMSLPAACKVQTPPVSRCNAANGPSSPAAVPPAATSPVGSEAPSDSETPTTPSGSGSTIPTSGSKTVPSTNGSSSADNNVGVSFHILSFFLFAASWALSSATI; from the exons atggcttcttcttcttcttctgccatGGCTGCTCTAGCTGTAGTGATGATTTTTGCGGTGTGGGAGGGGGCTTGGGCTCAATCAAACTGCATGACTGCTATCGTGAGCCTGTCCCCGTGCATGAACTATGTGACCGGCAATTCATCAGCGCAGCCATCCTCGTCCTGCTGCTCCCAGCTGGCTAACGTTGTTCAGTCAACCCCACAATGTCTTTGCTCCCTGCTCAACGGCGGGGGTTCCTCTTTCGGCATCAACATTAATCAAACGCTTGCCATGTCTTTGCCTGCTGCCTGCAAAGTTCAGACACCTCCCGTCAGCCGATGCAATG CTGCGAATGGGCCCAGTTCTCCGGCGGCAGTGCCACCAGCGGCGACTTCTCCGGTGGGCTCAGAAGCACCATCCGATTCAGAAACCCCCACAACACCTTCAGGCTCAGGATCCACAATCCCTACATCAG GATCGAAAACAGTTCCCTCCACAAATGGGTCCTCATCGGCCGATAACAACGTCGGAGTTTCTTTCCATATTCTCAGCTTCTTCCTCTTCGCCGCATCATGGGCTCTATCTTCTGCTACAATCTAA
- the LOC116026233 gene encoding vegetative cell wall protein gp1-like — protein MFSSSMGCGLIRWVSLGEVMIVICVGMIIVGANGQINTPCTNSIVSSFTPCFNYITGSGANGSSSPTQDCCDSLKSMMTNMIDCACLIITGNVPLSIPFVRTLVLSLPLQQCTSGVPVQCKGSGAPLSAPAGSGVSTPAYSPQPHHHHHHRPARPPRPQPPALAPQSSRVSKNSVAPSLAVEAPAPAPTETVTPPPLPPPADEEPNKKSSAEASKEKGTPPPMAAPLLPNPQKVPLLNPSKTTPYQPNSSPISPSSHSLLPLLLFVPLFLIFL, from the exons ATGTTTTCATCATCAATGGGTTGTGGTTTGATAAGATGGGTGAGTTTAGGTGAGGTAATGATAGTAATTTGTGTGGGTATGATTATTGTTGGGGCAAATGGGCAAATAAACACCCCTTGTACCAATTCAATAGTGAGCAGCTTCACCCCTTGCTTCAACTACATCACGGGAAGCGGTGCCAATGGGTCTTCTTCGCCCACTCAAGACTGCTGCGATTCACTCAAGTCTATGATGACTAACATGATAGACTGTGCCTGCCTTATAATCACCGGAAATGTCCCTCTTTCTATACCATTTGTCAGAACTTTGGTTCTTTCACTCCCTCTCCAACAATGCACTTCTGGTGTCCCCGTCCAGTGCAAAG GTTCAGGCGCCCCTCTATCAGCCCCTGCAG GTTCGGGGGTGTCGACGCCTGCTTATTCGCCTCAacctcatcatcaccatcatcatcgtCCTGCTCGTCCTCCTCGACCCCAACCTCCTGCGCTTGCTCCCCAAAGCTCAAgag TTTCGAAAAACTCCGTGGCACCATCACTAGCAGTTGAGGCTCCTGCTCCGGCTCCTACGGAAACAgtaacaccaccaccactaccaccaccagcGGATGAAGAACCTAACAAAAAGTCTTCAGCGGAAGCATCTAAGGAAAAGGGGACACCTCCACCAATGGCTGCACCACTACTCCCCAATCCCCAAAAAGTTCCACTACTTAACCCCTCAAAAACAACACCTTATCAACCTAATTCATCTCCCATTTCACCTTCATCCCACTCTCTTTTGCCGCTATTGCTTTTTGTACCACTATTCCTAATCTTCCTTTAA